The following are from one region of the Plasmodium cynomolgi strain B DNA, chromosome 1, whole genome shotgun sequence genome:
- a CDS encoding hypothetical protein (putative), protein MGKNISYENGFLIFEDYNFVTYTKRRGRRVDWHEKKKHLQNFNVSAYLYKHLQNCNLSLVSNSASLRRATENKLFKRVQLNIKWLIKFIISIKRRVKNIYLFVKFVSSKCILKLSSFYYLKYIVEKIYDEKLETSVRVVLPVSDLHKLYTFVYHQNFCFMNYYEEFLSRRDARRLRRFYCHVVVVNGPNRALTLPYERIYGRDVVKMGTRGGRSGKNSPSGGNSPSGKNSPSGGNSPSGKNSPSGDNTQSGKSPPKGDNSRNGKSPPKGETRPNANSPQRGSATTTKTQPRKSIKIKKEKIKRAIGKSLHISDIGLFAGTFDKIHFGHILLLFYSIFLTKKFYYVGLYNNKNIYNKKYAQEIDDLKLRIYNISDXLFLIKNIYHVEFFFLNFEHVMPFIKIKNSHKILFQIMMNQKNELLVEHRQGGYKKCEGSTPHRIEDTPVNTCTTKRRDLEKYLSRRSVKRGKTQGSEITDQGVDHFGTNEMKKKIEKYLLFHVGIVKAKRCKEKDNKIIVLKRIHDPFSFAVDINDLYCLTMSKESEANGYNLVNKRKLQKGKEESAHSNKRPRGGRTPDGKCENCKHINVEPSGVSTLLEKPRTSLNIFDTINLGDGEKISSTLVREENTFLKKKKFSNFLRHFVDACLFFHIDHFLIQMYADIFLHKNGRTPFKKLYINKVKHYFCKGERSKWETQGSCKKSGHRSSHKSGKKKDHFIVNDFFRNLFVLLSFFVNHFADLENHSHDKIQLFVKISIALSFFFYNNMILLLVKKKEVLINQNFETNHKNVEQRISMFHPCDDNALWIYLHRVEEPLLEEVLNQVLVWTLSLISLSVLCKFYHSEILPRVKREKSARARKSEKCKKSAQSRNAAQKVLSPKEPTLYPPVHLRSNRFVREPPQCNPHVLQYADGSHYKDGLHYAESRQDEVHHAPSLKRERTMLNNLYKIKIRSEKNTPIWINKMSDKEIENYVKGKNTDASSYHNERYTSLMQININNGDENFLFRKVLIYKYLDNYIISFFSFYNIKQLGINECVKDTHAEYKKMDHLLFLLLVHFEKHIEMFVNSFLKRTWELKQKRREDPFDPYVLYQKRYSLIHRYLVMNLSPMNNYDLDFERKYDFKKGDSTFADTPFHIKIGNWGCPKGGTTPGKKASKIANHLSVLSFYNTIFQSILTHENYYYPFFASLNYLYLDDV, encoded by the exons atggggaaaaacatATCATACGAAAATGGGTTCCTAATATTTGAAGATTACAACTTTGTTACCTACACCAAAAGGCGAGGAAGGAGAGTCGACtggcacgaaaaaaagaagcatttgCAGAATTTCAATGTTAGCGCGTATCTTTATAAACACCTCCAAAATTGCAATCTCAGCCTAGTCAGTAACAGTGCAAGCTTAAGACGAGCCACAGAAAATAAGCTTTTCAAAAGGGTCCAACTAAACATAAAATGgctaattaaatttattatcagtataaaaaggagagttaAAAATATCTACTTATTTGTCAAATTTGTTAGCTCAAAATGTATACTTAAACTGTCCAGCTTTTACTATTTAAAGTACATTGTGGAGAAGATTTACGATGAGAAGTTAGAAACATCTGTACGTGTAGTCTTACCCGTGTCAGATTTGCACAAGCTTTACACCTTTGTCTATCACCAGAACTTTTGCTTTATGAATTATTATGAGGAGTTTCTGTCCAGGAGAGATGCGCGCCGATTGAGGCGATTCTACTGCCACGTCGTCGTGGTGAACGGTCCCAATAGGGCCTTAACCCTCCCCTATGAGAGGATCTACGGTCGGGAcgttgtaaaaatgggcacacggGGGGGGCGAAGTGGGAAAAATTCACCAAGTGGGGGTAACTCGCCAAGTGGGAAAAATTCACCAAGTGGGGGTAACTCGCCAAGTGGGAAAAATTCACCAAGTGGGGATAACACACAAAGCGGGAAAAGTCCGCCAAAGGGGGATAACTCACGAAACGGGAAAAGTCcgccaaagggggaaacccGCCCCAATGCGAACAGCCCCCAGCGCGGAAGTGCCACCACCACAAAAACGCAACCGagaaaaagcataaaaataaagaaggagaaaatcaaAAGGGCCATAGGAAAAAGCTTGCACATAAGCGATATAGGCCTCTTCGCAGGAACCTTCGACAAGATACATTTTGGGCATATACTGCTACTtttttactccatttttctaACAAAGAAGTTTTACTATGTCGGGTtatacaataataaaaatatctataacaaaaaatatgcacaagaAATTGACGACTTGAAGTTAAGGATTTACAACATATCGGACANCctctttttaataaaaaatatctaccacgttgaatttttctttctcaatTTTGAGCACGTCATGCCAtttataaagataaaaaattctcataaaattttatttcaaattaTGATGAATCAGAAAAATGAGTTATTGGTGGAGCATCGCCAAGGGGGgtacaaaaaatgtgaaggttCTACCCCTCACCGTATTGAAGACACGCCTGTGAACACTTGCacgacaaaaaggagagactTAGAAAAGTACCTCTCCCGTAGGAGCGtcaaaaggggcaaaacaCAGGGTAGTGAAATAACGGATCAAGGGGTAGACCATTTCGGTacaaatgaaatgaaaaaaaaaattgaaaagtaTTTACTTTTTCACGTCGGCATTGTGAAAGCAAAGAGATGCAAAGAGAAGGATAACAAAATTATCGTGTTGAAGAGAATACATGACCCCTTTTCCTTCGCAGTAGATATTAACGATTTGTACTGCTTAACAATGTCCAAGGAATCTGAGGCCAACGGGTATAATTTGgtaaacaaaagaaaattacaaaagggaaaggaggaAAGTGCACATTCAAATAAGAggccaagggggggaagaacccCCGATGGGAAATGTGAAAACTGCAAACATATCAACGTAGAACCAAGCGGGGTGAGcacccttttggaaaaaccAAGAACAAGTTTGAACATTTTTGACACAATCAATTTAGGGGATGGAGAGAAAATCAGCTCGACATTAGTCAGGGAAgaaaatacttttttaaaaaaaaaaaaattttcaaattttttaagacacTTCGTAGACGCTTGCTTATTCTTTCACATTGACCACTTCCTGATACAGATGTACGccgatatttttttgcacaaaaatggcaggACCCCTTTTAAGAAGCTCTACATAAATAAGGTGAAACATTACTTTTGTAAGGGAGAAAGGAGCAAATGGGAGACGCAGGGGAGTTGCAAAAAGAGCGGCCACAGAAGCAGCCAcaaaagcggcaaaaaaaaggatcattTTATAGTTAACGATTTTTTCAGAAACTTATTCGTCCTCTTGTCCTTTTTCGTCAACCATTTTGCCGATCTGGAAAATCACTCGCATGATAAAATTCAACTTTTTGTCAAAATCTCCATCGCgctctctttctttttttacaataacaTGATTTTGCTGTtagtaaaaaagaaggaagtgCTAATAAACCAAAATTTCGAAACCAACCACAAGAATGTAGAGCAAAGAATAAGCATGTTCCACCCGTGTGATGACAACGCACTGTGGATTTATCTGCACAGGGTGGAGGAGCCCCTCCTGGAGGAAGTACTCAACCAGGTTCTCGTTTGGACCCTTTCACTGATATCCCTCTCCGTGCTGTGCAAGTTTTACCACTCGGAAATTTTGCCAAGGGTGAAGAGGGAAAAATCGGCACGTGCGCGAAAATCGGAAAAATGCAAGAAGTCTGCCCAGTCGAGGAATGCAGCGCAGAAAGTGCTGAGCCCAAAGGAGCCAACCCTTTATCCCCCCGTGCACTTGCGCAGTAATCGATTCGTGAGGGAACCCCCCCAATGCAACCCGC ATGTTTTACAATACGCAGATGGCTCACACTACAAAGATGGCTTACACTACGCGGAGTCGCGACAAGACGAAGTCCACCACGCGCCATcattaaaaagagaaagaacaATGCTAAAcaatttgtataaaataaaaattaggagtgaaaaaaacacccccatttggataaacaaaatgagTGATAAAGAGATAGAGAATTACgtcaagggaaaaaacacagaTGCAAGCAGCTACCACAATGAAAGGTACACATCGTTAATGcagataaatataaataacgGAGACGAAAATTTTCTCTTCCGAAAGGTGCtgatatataaatatctAGACAACTACattatctcctttttctccttctacAACATAAAGCAGTTGGGCATAAACGAATGTGTAAAAGATACCCACgcagaatataaaaaaatggatcatTTGTTATTCCTCCTTTTGGTGCACTTTGAGAAGCACATTGAAATGTTCGTAAATAGTTTTCTTAAAAGGACGTGGGAAttaaaacagaaaagaagggaagaTCCTTTTGACCCGTACGTCCTCTACCAGAAAAGATATTCGCTTATTCACAGATACTTAGTTATGAATTTATCTCCAATGAATAACTACGACTTGGACTTTGAACGGAAATacgattttaaaaagggagacaGCACCTTTGCAGATACGCCCTTTCACATCAAGATAGGAAATTGGGGATGTCCCAAAGGGGGTACTACCCCTGGAAAAAAGGCCTCCAAAATTGCCAACCATTTGAGCGTGCTATCATTTTATAACacaatttttcaaagcatTTTAACACACGAAAATTATTACTACCCCTTCTTCGCCTCACTCAATTATTTGTATTTGGACGACGTTTGA